A genome region from Pseudomonas sp. N3-W includes the following:
- a CDS encoding efflux transporter outer membrane subunit: MSLKAFLPSLLVLALSACAVGPDYKTPATEAANITTATDGAAGQKNFDRSRFEGIWWQQFDDPTLNQLVTQSLQGNRDLRVAFARWKAARAIRDDVATDQMPTITSRASSDLAKGQIPGTTSQRVNSERYDLGLDMAWEIDLFGRIQRNLESANAEQQAAEADLYQLQVSMIAELVDAYGQLRGAQLREKIALANLKNQQESSQITVTLRDAGVGDQLDVVRADARLAAVEASVPQLQAEQVRQKNRIATLLGERPDKLTVDLSPKDLPAIAKALPIGNPGELLQRRPDILSAERKLASATARIGVAKADLFPRVSLSGFLGFTAGRGSQIGSSAANAWALGPSITWAAFDLGSVRARLRGANADAEGALATYEQQVLLALEESENAFSDYGKRQQRLISLIRQSESSRAAADLAEIRYREGTADFLVLLDAQRERLAAEDSQAQAEVDLYRGIVAIYKALGGGWAPDTVASK, from the coding sequence ATGAGCCTGAAAGCCTTCCTGCCGAGCCTGCTGGTGCTGGCCCTGAGCGCCTGTGCTGTCGGCCCGGACTACAAGACCCCGGCGACGGAGGCGGCCAACATCACGACGGCCACCGACGGCGCCGCCGGCCAGAAGAACTTCGACCGCTCGCGCTTTGAAGGCATCTGGTGGCAACAGTTCGACGATCCGACCCTGAACCAGTTGGTGACGCAATCGCTGCAAGGCAACCGCGATCTGCGCGTGGCGTTCGCTCGCTGGAAAGCGGCGCGGGCAATTCGTGATGACGTCGCCACGGACCAGATGCCAACCATCACCAGCCGCGCCAGCAGCGACCTGGCCAAGGGGCAGATTCCCGGGACGACCAGCCAGCGGGTCAATAGCGAGCGCTATGACCTGGGCCTGGACATGGCCTGGGAGATCGACCTGTTTGGCCGTATCCAGCGCAACCTGGAATCGGCCAACGCCGAGCAGCAAGCTGCCGAGGCCGATCTGTACCAGTTGCAAGTCAGCATGATTGCCGAACTGGTGGACGCCTACGGTCAACTGCGCGGCGCACAGCTACGGGAAAAGATCGCCCTGGCCAACCTGAAGAATCAGCAGGAGTCGAGCCAGATCACCGTCACCCTGCGTGATGCGGGCGTCGGTGATCAGCTGGACGTGGTCCGCGCCGATGCGCGTCTGGCGGCAGTAGAAGCCAGCGTGCCGCAACTGCAGGCGGAACAGGTTCGGCAGAAAAACCGCATCGCCACCTTACTGGGTGAACGGCCGGACAAATTGACCGTGGACCTGAGCCCCAAAGACCTGCCAGCGATTGCCAAGGCCTTGCCGATCGGTAATCCCGGTGAGCTGCTGCAACGTCGCCCGGACATTCTCAGTGCCGAACGCAAACTGGCCTCGGCCACGGCGCGGATTGGCGTGGCCAAGGCCGACCTGTTCCCTCGGGTCAGCCTCAGCGGCTTCCTCGGCTTTACTGCCGGGCGTGGTTCGCAGATCGGCTCCTCGGCGGCCAACGCCTGGGCGCTGGGCCCAAGCATCACCTGGGCCGCGTTTGACCTGGGCAGCGTGCGTGCCCGTTTACGCGGCGCCAACGCTGATGCCGAGGGCGCCCTGGCGACCTACGAGCAGCAAGTGCTGCTGGCACTGGAAGAATCGGAAAACGCCTTCAGTGACTACGGCAAACGCCAGCAACGCCTGATCTCGCTGATCCGTCAGAGCGAATCAAGTCGCGCCGCCGCCGACCTGGCGGAAATTCGCTACCGCGAAGGCACCGCCGACTTCCTCGTCCTGCTGGATGCCCAGCGTGAACGCCTGGCCGCCGAAGACTCCCAGGCCCAGGCCGAAGTCGATCTGTATCGCGGCATCGTCGCCATCTACAAAGCCCTGGGCGGCGGCTGGGCACCGGACACGGTCGCCAGCAAGTAA
- a CDS encoding bestrophin family protein, which produces MIVRPKPNLIGILFSLKGSIAKRIALRSLLVTLLASVIVLVETWHPAYFSKVNATPFTLLGLSLSIFMSFRNNACYDRWWEGRKQLGQLIIEVRSLLRQTQDLMSAAERERLLRELCGFAHGLIARLRHEDEVAAISVWAEPVDSAHPNITDALLQRIGARCSQLAKNGQISEWRYTQLESRLVSLSQVQASCERIKSTPLPFPYTLLLHRTIYLFCILLPFAMAEPLGWLTPVFTAIVSYTFFGLDEIGDDLEDPFGFDENDLPCNAILRTVEREVLAALGQTVLPPALEPDDYVLN; this is translated from the coding sequence ATGATTGTGCGTCCCAAGCCGAACCTGATCGGCATTCTGTTTTCCCTCAAGGGCTCGATTGCCAAGCGTATTGCCTTGCGCAGCCTGCTGGTCACGCTGCTCGCGTCGGTGATTGTGCTGGTCGAAACCTGGCACCCGGCCTATTTCTCCAAGGTCAACGCCACGCCCTTCACCTTGCTGGGATTGTCGTTGTCGATTTTCATGAGCTTTCGCAACAACGCCTGCTACGACCGCTGGTGGGAAGGCCGTAAACAGCTCGGGCAGTTGATCATCGAGGTGCGTTCGTTGCTGCGCCAGACCCAGGACCTGATGAGTGCTGCCGAACGTGAACGCCTGTTGCGCGAGCTCTGCGGTTTTGCCCATGGCCTGATCGCTCGCCTGCGCCATGAAGACGAAGTGGCCGCGATCAGCGTCTGGGCCGAGCCGGTCGACAGCGCTCATCCGAACATCACCGACGCGCTGTTGCAACGCATCGGCGCCCGTTGCTCACAGCTGGCGAAAAACGGCCAGATCAGCGAATGGCGCTACACCCAGCTGGAATCCCGACTGGTGAGCCTGAGCCAGGTCCAGGCCAGTTGCGAGCGGATCAAAAGCACGCCACTGCCCTTCCCTTACACCTTGCTGCTGCACCGCACCATTTACCTGTTCTGCATTCTGTTGCCGTTCGCCATGGCCGAGCCGCTGGGCTGGCTGACCCCGGTGTTCACCGCCATCGTCAGCTACACCTTTTTCGGCCTGGACGAAATCGGCGACGACCTCGAAGACCCGTTCGGCTTCGACGAGAACGATCTGCCCTGCAATGCAATTTTGCGCACCGTGGAGCGCGAAGTGCTGGCCGCGCTGGGGCAAACCGTGCTGCCGCCAGCCCTTGAGCCAGACGACTACGTGCTGAACTGA